The genomic window TCTACAGCCTCCCCGACATCCTGCTCGTCAGAATCAGGAATAAAGCTGTATATCTCTCCGGTTGCAGGGTTCACATTGTCCAGCCATTCACCCGACTGTGCCGGCCGGAATGTACCTCCGATATAATTCTTGATTTTTTCCATGTAGCAAAATTATGATTTCGGCAGGGTTTGATAGGGATTGATGAAAATCGGATGTATTCCTATACTTGTTCAAAACGTTCTTGCTGGGTATGAAAAGCATAAGAAAGATGGATATTTGATGCACAGCAGGCTGAACGAAGTCATTCCATTCTTAAAAGAGAATCAGGAATAAAGTCCAAATTTTTAGTATTGACTCGTCTTAAAATAAACACACTATGAAACCGGTTGATGTCTTAACCAGTACCATTATTTCTGTTCCCATCATAGAGGTTTCAGAGTATGCCTTCAACCCGGATAATACTCCAGAGTGGATGATGAGAAAAGCAAATACCAAAGACCTTAAAAAACTTAAACAGATATTGGAACAATGAGCATTATCAAGTGCTAAAAATACTCTAAAGAAATAGCAAATCAGAAGTAAAAATGGTCCAGCCACCTGACCAATGGCTATTTTTACTAATTGTTTTCCTTCCCAAACCAGAAGCGGTAGCCGGCCCGAAAGCCTAACCTAACAACACTAACTGCATGCGGAGCCTGAAACCTACGGTAGTCGATACCGAGATGAAGCCCTTTCCTCATTACCGCCTCCGCAGAACCTTTAAACACCCAAGGCTGATGCACTCTGGTTTCTGTGCGTCAGGATATAATATGCCAGGCCCCATTAATAGGGGCGGAAGCAGATATGAAAAATCGGAAAGTAGTTGGTGGTTTCGTGAATATTCCGAAATTGCCATCCTGTAGCCAAATCATAAAATATGGAACCGTAGGGTATAATTGCCGTCTTATATTACATTTGAACTAACAAACACAAAAACAGGATGAAAACTAAATTATCTTTTTACCTGCTACTTATAGCGTTTACACTGAGCCTGAGCAGTTGTTACAACGTCTATATACCGAACATGCACAATGCGAGTTTGATAAAGGAAGCCGAAGAATTAAAAGTAACAGCAAACCCGGCCAACCTGCAGGTTGCCTACTCGCCTGTTGAAAATTTTCTTGTTGTAGGAAATGGCTTCTATAAAAACAACAATTCATTAGATGGAGATCTTGATTTTAATTACCGTGCCAGGCGCTTTTTTGCTGAGGGTGGCTTAGGATTATATCAGCCATTTGGGGATGAAGGAGTTTTTGAAATAATTGGAGGTGGCGGTGTAGGCTCAGTTGAGTTTGGTGATAATTTCAATCCTAAAAGTGCGGAATTTCGTTTTAAAGCCAACAATAATAAGTTTTTCGTTCAGCCCTCCATTGGTTATGTTGATAAAAATATTGAAATCGGTTTTTCTTTAAGGGCAGTTGGACTGCAATTTCACTCTATTGAGGAAGATAGTTTTCCTTTATCCGAACTGGAGTTTTTTCAACTGCATAGATTGGACGAAGCAATGTTTTTCTTTTTAGAACCTGCAATAACAGTACGTGCAGGGATTGAGTGGGTTAAAGGGCATTTTCAGTTGATGTATGTGAACAATTTAACCGGTGTTCCTGTACACCACAAGGTAATAGCGGCAAATTTGGGGGTGACGTTTAACCTGGCTCCTCGGTATAAAAAGGACAAAACTCCGGAACAGTGATTGCGCTCAAAGCCAGCCATCGGTTTTTACATTAAAATTATTGCTTTGGGTACTAATCATTCAAAGCAAATTTCATTTTGTACTGGTTGGGAAGGCCGGACAGCTAAGCAAAGTAAAATACCTTTGCAGGCAACAATGAAAGGCTAATTATGACAAATGCTGAGTTTATAGACAGGCTGATCCATAATTTGATAACAATAGAAGCGGCAGGAAGAGTGGTCCTTGCACCGCAAACGTTGGTCAGCAACAACAAGGAACTTAATACGGTAGTAGAAAAGACCCTGATCTCGACTGGTTATTATCACGCCATTCCAGGCTTGCTCGCCAGGCTCTCGCGTTTCCTGGCTACAGAAAAGGGATATCTGGTTCTCGACCTTGAAAGCCCTGGCTACACAAATCTTTTGGGTGAGATTAAAAATGGTAGCAGCCAACTGGAAGAAGAGCTTGAGGAGCTTGAGGAGGAATCTGAAGTCATCTTTCCCGGACGAAATTTTACAGTCTCAGAATATGTAAAGGAAGTGTTGGATGATATTGCTTCAGAAGCCGAGAAGATAAAAGCTTGTGCTACCGTTCTGGAAGCGAAAGGACGCGTGAAGTGATTTGAATCATGAATACCAAACCGAGTTTGAAATTGCTGGAACCTGATCGCTATCTCACGACAACTTTTTGCTGTGCCGTCCAGTCATATTGCCGCACCTCAAATAAATAAGTGCCTTTGCGGTAATCCTGTAATTGCACGAGCGTAGTTGTATCTCCGAGCTGCAGGTGCTGCCGGTCTACTTGTTTTCCACTCATATCAAAAATTGTGAGTGTGGCCATACCCGATACCGGGCTTTTGATGCGTACCCAGCCTTCAGCCGGGTTGGGGAAAAGCTGCAACTGTCCGCGGCCTTTGGGTTCTTCAACGCTTGCTGCAATGTCGCGATATCCGATTACGTATTCCCCCTGTTTCAGATCATTGATGATGATCTTGCCCCGCTTATCTGTTTTTAAAATCATCTCTTTTTCATAATCAGGATATTCTGTCCAATTCTGAGAAGGAGAGGAGCGATAAAGCAAAACCAGGCTGTCTTCAGTTGATATATCAAGTGTATGATCCAGATAGCCACCTGCTATGGTGCGGCCCTCATAAGGAATCGTGGCGGTTGCCTCAAATTGGATGGGCCATACCCCGCTCACGGAATAATAGCGATAGTCAGAAATACGAATTCCAGGATTCTGGCCTTTGAAGGGATCTGCAGCCACCCAATTATGTTCCACCAAGAGGAAAGCAGAATCGGTGATTGATTCCACATCTATTTCCATAAGTGCATCTGAAAACTCGTAAACGCCTTTTTCTGCAATTATTTTATGCTGGCGGGTTTTTGCATCGCTCAGTTTGCCGTCAATATTTACACCGGCAAATACAGGTTCAAATGGAATATTTACTTGCGTTTCTATGCCGTTTCCACTCAACATTATTGTCTCTACATGCATCTTCCAGTCGCTGCTCATAAATACCAATTCCAGCGGGACATTGGTGAAATTATGGTCAGCAAACCGCAGCTTCTGGCGCAGGTTTACGGTAATATCGTATCCGGTGGAACTTTGTGAACTGCTCCATTTTTCAATACTGAAATGCGCAAACCCGGCTTGAAATATCCAGTCATTAAAGAAATGCTGGAGATCTACGCCCGTGTGCCGGGAAAGAAAATCCCTGAGATCTGCGGATGAAGCATTTTTAAAAGCAAAAGAATCCTGATATAATTTAAGGGCCGGGAAAAATTTTGCATCTCCAATATAATTACGAAGTGTATGCACCATGTCAGCTCCTTTATTATAAACATGTGTTCCGTAAGTATGCTCATGTCCTACAGGCGAAACGGGGAGCGGTTGTTCATCGCCAAGATCAGTATGCGCATATCGCAACACCTGGAGATGATTCGCCCGTACATATTCCCGGTAGGCTTCAGCGCCATTCAAATGTTCAAAAAACAAAGCTTCAGACCAGGAAGCCCAACCTTCGTTCAGCCACATATCTTCGGCTGTTGCGCAGGTAACATGATCGCCCCACCAGTGGTGTGAAAGCTCATGTGCCCAAAGGCTTTCGTAGGCGAGCGTGCCATCTGTCGCAAACCTGGGATAAGCAATGTTTGTAGCGTGTTCCATCGCTCCTCCGGTAAATGGTACTACACAAAATCCAACGCGCTCAAAGGGTTGCGGACCATAGGCATTCTCAAATGCAAGCAATCCCCGGGGCAGGTTCTCAAAGGATTTCCGTGCCTTGCCGGTGTCCTCGGGATGTGCAGCCACGGAAACCGGGAAAGTGGATGCTATGCCGGTATAGGGAAAATAGACTTCATGATAATTGGCAATGGCTACTGAAGCAAGATAAGTAGGAATAGAGTCGCGCAGATTCCAATTCCAGGTGCTGGTGCCATTGCCGTGATTCGTTACGTTTTCCAGGCTTCCATTGCAAAAAGCTTTGAGATTTGAATCGGTAAGAATGGCAAAAGTGTAAGTTGCTTTATCTTCAAAATTGTCGCGGCACGGAAACCATGCCCGGCCAAAATTATGAGGATCCACCTCGAAACCGACTCCCAGGTTCCAGGCATATCCATCCTGTATTGTATTGAAGTAAAAACCGCCCCATCTGGAGGGATCCTGTGCAGGCGTTCCCTGATAATAAACAGCGATAGTGGCGGTATCACCGGGATTCATTGAAGCGGGAAGCAAAACCTGAAGATTGTCACCGGTATGGGAGAACGT from Bacteroidia bacterium includes these protein-coding regions:
- a CDS encoding M1 family aminopeptidase; translation: MKFSLPLAILLLSSPFAFSQVFDSVDVQHYHIAMQFPQLSAKTFTARCNISFKTNQNLDEVNLHLSSLTVDSIFLGQQKITFSHTGDNLQVLLPASMNPGDTATIAVYYQGTPAQDPSRWGGFYFNTIQDGYAWNLGVGFEVDPHNFGRAWFPCRDNFEDKATYTFAILTDSNLKAFCNGSLENVTNHGNGTSTWNWNLRDSIPTYLASVAIANYHEVYFPYTGIASTFPVSVAAHPEDTGKARKSFENLPRGLLAFENAYGPQPFERVGFCVVPFTGGAMEHATNIAYPRFATDGTLAYESLWAHELSHHWWGDHVTCATAEDMWLNEGWASWSEALFFEHLNGAEAYREYVRANHLQVLRYAHTDLGDEQPLPVSPVGHEHTYGTHVYNKGADMVHTLRNYIGDAKFFPALKLYQDSFAFKNASSADLRDFLSRHTGVDLQHFFNDWIFQAGFAHFSIEKWSSSQSSTGYDITVNLRQKLRFADHNFTNVPLELVFMSSDWKMHVETIMLSGNGIETQVNIPFEPVFAGVNIDGKLSDAKTRQHKIIAEKGVYEFSDALMEIDVESITDSAFLLVEHNWVAADPFKGQNPGIRISDYRYYSVSGVWPIQFEATATIPYEGRTIAGGYLDHTLDISTEDSLVLLYRSSPSQNWTEYPDYEKEMILKTDKRGKIIINDLKQGEYVIGYRDIAASVEEPKGRGQLQLFPNPAEGWVRIKSPVSGMATLTIFDMSGKQVDRQHLQLGDTTTLVQLQDYRKGTYLFEVRQYDWTAQQKVVVR